From Solwaraspora sp. WMMD1047, the proteins below share one genomic window:
- a CDS encoding ABC transporter ATP-binding protein has translation MVSIATDRLTKVFDDGTVAVDEVSIEVSSGEFVALLGPTGCGKSTILRLVAGLEDPTSGHVLLDGRVVDDTSVRDRRVAMVFQDYALYPHLTVAQNIGFPVRLAPAAVAAGPDRVTEVAEQLGITDLLHRMPSHLSGGQRQRVAMARAIVRKPDAFLLDEPLSNLDAGLRAELRTEVAALARRLAVTTLYVTHDQVEAMTMADRVAVLRRGVLQQIGPPSEVYGDPATVFVAAFLGTPRTNLFQGAIYADAGRVLVDLGSQVIEFPAGDPRGRRLVERHTERVTVALRADALTPVPDSTPGPVLRGTVRFVENLGHEALVRLDTGSVPTSLAESRLEHPEAGQHLSELLAEELPPGHPVRHTLARMLPSARHPAPPATARTEYGFYPVYDPELSDEPPLSSDLVVRVPALAMPRIGEPMALAVDLDRLLLFDRSGDRIRQ, from the coding sequence GTGGTCAGCATCGCCACCGACCGGCTGACGAAGGTCTTCGATGACGGCACGGTCGCGGTCGACGAGGTGAGCATCGAGGTCTCGTCCGGCGAGTTCGTGGCGCTGCTCGGGCCGACGGGCTGCGGGAAGTCGACGATCCTGCGCCTGGTCGCGGGTCTGGAGGATCCGACCAGCGGGCATGTTCTGCTCGACGGCCGGGTCGTCGACGACACCTCGGTACGGGACCGGCGGGTGGCGATGGTCTTCCAGGACTACGCGCTCTACCCGCACCTGACGGTGGCTCAGAACATCGGGTTTCCGGTCCGGCTGGCCCCGGCGGCGGTGGCCGCCGGCCCGGACCGGGTGACCGAGGTCGCCGAGCAGCTCGGGATCACCGACCTGCTGCACCGGATGCCGAGCCACCTCTCCGGCGGGCAGCGGCAGCGGGTGGCGATGGCCCGGGCGATCGTCCGGAAGCCCGACGCCTTCCTGCTCGACGAGCCACTGTCCAACCTGGACGCCGGGTTGCGGGCGGAGCTGCGGACTGAGGTGGCGGCCCTGGCGCGGCGGTTGGCCGTGACCACGCTCTACGTCACCCACGACCAGGTCGAGGCGATGACGATGGCCGACCGGGTGGCGGTGCTGCGCCGGGGGGTGCTGCAGCAGATCGGCCCGCCCAGCGAGGTGTACGGGGATCCGGCCACGGTGTTCGTGGCGGCCTTCCTCGGTACGCCGAGGACGAACCTGTTTCAGGGCGCGATCTACGCGGACGCCGGCCGGGTCCTGGTGGACCTCGGCAGCCAGGTGATCGAGTTCCCGGCGGGCGACCCGAGGGGCCGGCGGCTGGTGGAGCGGCACACCGAGCGGGTCACCGTGGCGCTGCGGGCCGACGCGCTGACGCCGGTGCCGGATTCGACGCCCGGCCCGGTACTGCGGGGCACGGTCCGGTTCGTGGAGAACCTCGGGCACGAGGCGTTGGTCCGGCTGGACACCGGGAGTGTCCCGACCTCGCTGGCCGAGTCCCGGCTGGAGCATCCGGAGGCCGGCCAGCACCTGTCCGAACTGCTCGCCGAGGAGCTGCCGCCGGGGCACCCGGTCCGGCACACCCTGGCGCGGATGCTGCCGTCGGCCCGCCACCCGGCCCCGCCGGCCACCGCCCGCACCGAGTACGGCTTCTACCCGGTCTACGACCCGGAGCTCTCCGACGAGCCGCCGCTCTCCTCGGATCTGGTGGTCCGGGTGCCGGCGCTGGCGATGCCCCGGATCGGCGAGCCGATGGCGCTCGCGGTCGATCTGGACCGGCTGCTGCTCTTCGACCGGTCGGGTGACCGGATCAGACAGTGA
- a CDS encoding cyclic nucleotide-binding protein — translation MAVVETRVSVWEALAGRAPGQPLGPAEPGLWHAVVERLNPARAKPVLRPGIESAELVSVRGVPYVMLRSPDDRGGACYLRLSVEEWRLAQLMDGSRTVARLVADFARIAGRLAPDQVTRIVADLAGNRMLAELPVDAFRRLDRVHRRPWPVRLGRTLLAAAKGQRMVLANIDPLVDLLYRAGGRLLFTRVAAALLAAVVAIGLGLFVWTWWRAEQSLFLTNGSYTAGAAVLLGLNVLALACHELGHALATRHAGRRVPAAGFLVYFGIPSVFVDTTDVWMAGRRARMLATLAGPAAGLILAGLAQIVGVLVPETAPWAFKLAFAWYLNALFNLNPFLALDGYYLLMDWLEIPNLRARGLAFVLARLRRRPPRWAQLDREGRLVALYGTLAVLWLVIAVNLGWRIWTDRVAGLVLGLWRSGWPARLLLAAVIAGLAAPLVYLLIGWLATLIKRFRQDWAERRSQSDLPRRIAVLRHSPLGRLPGPALAELAARASWLRPRTGQPLVFAGAAQPAVYLVADGAVEGRRPGDPGGIVRQRVGAGGVVGLANALTGTPATLSWHTAGTTLLAIPSAVVVSTVGPLPGPPPADRAEAEALFAETPALHGLSAEDRMGLIAAARPVALAPGDPVVLEAGSDTVIVESGVVALPDGTELRRGTMIGPMGEVGPGAVATARTPVRLWVVPAVSGLPLLFGAPGGGLLAPPAAGSTGGAPTAGVHPGVDYPPLAAPPGPPPPGLDDSVDRGFERRLWWLVLLLLLLALLATGANLVPAPAWAEMPADRALLTSQRGRVEVVTGERLVVLRAGGKIYVGEGDRVRVAPRSTGELTFRGGSSALLCAGTRLGMGQLWSSGDRPVAPNGRLTLDTGRLVADTDATSGAFAPIALTVERDTSTVASAGAARYVVAGGVAVAEGEVLVDGIRQPTRQVRLDCGDGGGVAAGPTGSAPTGPATLVPGTVPTASPPGPSPTPSASPGPTRPTGPFPGLVPNDPAVPPGGPGNPGGPGDPGGPGTPGTPGQTTGPPTSPSSSPSPTATPSPSGSPTPTNRAPVIRWVTDPGGTIAQEIDGEPCQSNFRTQAFPVVNVQDDRDSGDGLTVTVRWSGFAGGSDRMSPDGNYYGSIGPVPYPGRSNDGGTLQIVVTATDSDGATSQIQGSPIAVDPCRTVEVS, via the coding sequence GTGGCGGTCGTCGAAACGCGGGTCAGTGTGTGGGAGGCGCTGGCCGGTCGGGCGCCCGGCCAGCCGCTCGGCCCGGCCGAACCGGGCCTGTGGCACGCCGTCGTCGAACGGCTCAATCCGGCCCGGGCCAAGCCGGTGCTGCGACCCGGCATCGAGTCGGCCGAGCTGGTCTCGGTACGCGGCGTCCCGTACGTGATGCTCCGCTCGCCCGACGACCGGGGCGGCGCCTGCTACCTGCGGCTCTCCGTCGAGGAATGGCGGCTGGCCCAGTTGATGGACGGCAGCCGGACGGTGGCCCGGCTGGTCGCCGACTTCGCCCGGATCGCCGGCCGGCTCGCCCCGGACCAGGTGACCCGGATCGTCGCCGACCTGGCCGGCAACCGGATGCTCGCCGAGTTGCCGGTGGACGCGTTCCGCCGGCTGGACCGGGTGCACCGCCGGCCGTGGCCGGTCCGGCTGGGCCGGACGCTGCTGGCCGCCGCGAAGGGCCAGCGGATGGTGCTGGCGAACATCGACCCCCTGGTCGACCTGCTCTACCGGGCCGGCGGGCGGCTGCTGTTCACCCGGGTCGCGGCGGCGCTGCTGGCCGCCGTGGTGGCGATCGGCCTGGGGCTGTTCGTCTGGACCTGGTGGCGGGCCGAGCAGTCGCTGTTCCTGACCAACGGCTCGTACACCGCTGGCGCGGCCGTCCTGCTCGGCCTCAACGTGCTGGCGTTGGCCTGCCACGAGCTGGGGCACGCTTTGGCGACCCGGCACGCCGGGCGGCGGGTGCCGGCGGCCGGATTCCTGGTCTACTTCGGCATTCCGTCGGTATTCGTGGACACCACCGACGTCTGGATGGCCGGCCGGCGGGCGCGGATGCTCGCCACGCTGGCCGGACCGGCGGCCGGTCTGATCCTCGCCGGGCTGGCCCAGATCGTCGGCGTGCTGGTGCCGGAGACCGCGCCGTGGGCCTTCAAGCTCGCCTTCGCCTGGTATCTCAACGCGCTGTTCAACCTGAACCCGTTCCTGGCCCTGGACGGCTACTACCTGCTGATGGACTGGTTGGAGATCCCCAACCTGCGGGCTCGCGGGCTGGCCTTCGTGCTGGCCCGGCTGCGCCGCCGGCCACCCCGCTGGGCGCAGCTGGACCGGGAGGGCCGGCTGGTCGCCCTCTACGGCACGCTCGCGGTTCTCTGGCTGGTGATCGCGGTAAACCTCGGCTGGCGGATCTGGACCGACCGGGTCGCCGGGCTGGTGCTCGGGCTGTGGCGGTCCGGCTGGCCGGCCCGGCTGCTGCTGGCCGCGGTGATCGCCGGCCTGGCGGCCCCGCTGGTCTATCTGCTGATCGGCTGGCTGGCCACGCTGATCAAGCGGTTCCGGCAGGACTGGGCGGAGCGCCGGTCGCAGTCCGACCTGCCCCGCCGGATCGCCGTGCTGCGGCACTCGCCGCTGGGCCGGTTGCCGGGCCCGGCCCTCGCCGAGCTGGCCGCGCGGGCCAGCTGGCTGCGCCCACGTACCGGTCAGCCGTTGGTCTTCGCCGGGGCCGCGCAGCCGGCCGTCTACCTGGTCGCCGACGGCGCGGTCGAGGGGCGCCGACCGGGCGACCCGGGCGGCATCGTCCGGCAGCGGGTCGGCGCCGGCGGCGTCGTGGGCCTGGCCAATGCCCTCACCGGTACGCCGGCCACGCTCTCCTGGCACACGGCCGGTACCACCCTGCTGGCCATCCCGTCGGCGGTCGTGGTGAGCACGGTGGGTCCGCTGCCCGGCCCGCCGCCCGCCGACCGGGCCGAGGCCGAGGCGCTCTTCGCCGAGACCCCGGCCCTGCACGGGTTGAGCGCCGAGGACCGGATGGGGCTGATCGCCGCCGCCCGGCCGGTGGCGTTGGCGCCCGGTGATCCGGTGGTGCTGGAGGCCGGCAGCGACACGGTGATCGTGGAATCCGGGGTGGTCGCCCTGCCGGACGGCACCGAGCTGCGGCGCGGCACCATGATCGGGCCGATGGGGGAGGTGGGGCCGGGTGCCGTCGCGACGGCCCGTACCCCGGTCCGGCTCTGGGTGGTGCCGGCGGTGTCCGGCCTGCCGCTGCTCTTCGGCGCCCCCGGCGGCGGCCTGCTCGCCCCGCCCGCGGCGGGTTCGACCGGTGGCGCGCCGACGGCGGGGGTCCACCCCGGCGTCGACTACCCGCCGCTGGCCGCGCCGCCCGGGCCGCCCCCGCCCGGCCTGGACGACAGCGTCGACCGGGGGTTCGAACGCCGGCTCTGGTGGCTGGTGCTGCTGCTGTTGCTGCTCGCGTTGCTGGCCACCGGCGCCAACCTGGTGCCGGCGCCGGCCTGGGCGGAGATGCCGGCCGACCGGGCGTTGCTGACCTCGCAGCGGGGCCGGGTCGAGGTGGTCACCGGGGAGCGGCTGGTGGTGCTGCGCGCGGGCGGGAAGATCTACGTCGGCGAGGGTGACCGGGTCCGGGTGGCGCCCCGGTCGACCGGGGAGCTGACCTTCCGCGGCGGTTCGTCGGCGCTGCTCTGCGCCGGCACCCGACTCGGGATGGGCCAGCTCTGGAGCTCCGGTGACCGGCCGGTCGCCCCGAACGGTCGGCTCACCCTGGACACCGGCCGGCTGGTCGCCGACACGGACGCCACCAGCGGCGCCTTCGCCCCGATCGCGCTCACCGTCGAGCGGGACACCAGCACGGTGGCCAGCGCCGGTGCGGCCCGGTACGTGGTGGCGGGCGGGGTGGCGGTCGCCGAGGGTGAGGTGCTAGTGGACGGGATCCGTCAGCCCACCCGGCAGGTCCGGTTGGACTGCGGCGACGGCGGCGGCGTGGCCGCCGGACCGACCGGTTCCGCCCCGACGGGGCCGGCGACGCTGGTCCCGGGCACGGTGCCGACCGCGTCGCCGCCCGGCCCGTCGCCGACGCCGTCGGCCAGCCCCGGCCCGACCCGGCCGACGGGTCCGTTCCCGGGCCTGGTGCCGAACGACCCGGCCGTCCCGCCCGGCGGTCCGGGCAACCCCGGTGGTCCCGGCGATCCGGGCGGTCCCGGCACCCCGGGTACGCCCGGCCAGACCACCGGCCCGCCAACCTCCCCGTCCTCGTCCCCGAGCCCAACCGCCACGCCGAGCCCGAGCGGCAGTCCGACGCCGACCAACCGGGCTCCGGTGATCCGGTGGGTCACGGACCCGGGTGGGACGATCGCCCAGGAGATCGATGGCGAGCCGTGCCAGTCGAACTTCCGGACTCAGGCGTTCCCGGTGGTGAACGTGCAGGACGATCGGGACAGCGGCGACGGGCTGACGGTCACGGTGCGGTGGAGCGGGTTCGCCGGCGGCTCGGACCGGATGTCGCCGGACGGGAACTACTACGGCTCGATCGGGCCGGTTCCCTACCCGGGCCGATCGAACGATGGTGGCACCCTGCAGATTGTGGTCACCGCGACCGACAGCGATGGCGCCACCTCGCAGATCCAGGGTTCCCCGATTGCCGTCGATCCGTGTAGAACGGTTGAAGTTTCCTGA
- a CDS encoding glycosyltransferase family 4 protein — translation MRIAMIVPPWYEVPPPGYGGLEQVCAALVDGLVELGQEVTLFGAGSWSGTRARYVATSPELQNDRLGHLLPELAHLARVNALLTPESFDVVHDHTTVGPLLAPQRPVPTVATVHGNPTGELGDILRDVDPSVGLVAISQAQRRLADHVPWIATVHNGIQTGGLPRKSRPGTGPVVWLARFSADKGPELAIRACREAGLPLVLVGKCDEAVEQRHLAEVIEPMLGPDVTLIRNADRDTSLRLLLAARCLIMPIRWEEPFGMVMVEAMGTGTPVVALRRGAVPELIRPGETGLICDDPAELPAALRAVTDLDPAACVAQVERNFSARRMAENYLPVYRAWATGHRGPQPRQEPADRSPQPARAVR, via the coding sequence ATGCGGATCGCGATGATCGTCCCGCCCTGGTACGAGGTCCCGCCGCCCGGCTACGGCGGGTTGGAGCAGGTCTGCGCGGCGCTCGTCGACGGCCTGGTCGAACTCGGCCAGGAGGTGACCCTCTTCGGCGCCGGATCGTGGTCCGGCACCCGGGCCCGCTACGTCGCCACCTCGCCCGAGCTGCAGAACGACCGACTCGGCCACCTGCTCCCGGAGCTGGCCCACCTGGCCCGGGTCAACGCGCTGCTCACCCCGGAGTCGTTCGACGTGGTGCACGACCACACCACGGTCGGGCCGCTGCTGGCGCCGCAGCGGCCGGTCCCCACCGTGGCCACCGTGCACGGCAACCCGACCGGGGAACTCGGCGACATCCTGCGCGACGTCGACCCGTCGGTCGGCCTGGTCGCCATCTCGCAGGCGCAGCGCCGGCTCGCCGACCACGTGCCGTGGATCGCGACCGTCCACAACGGGATCCAGACCGGCGGGCTGCCGCGCAAGTCCCGGCCGGGCACCGGCCCGGTGGTGTGGCTGGCGCGGTTCAGTGCCGACAAGGGGCCGGAGCTGGCGATCCGGGCCTGCCGCGAGGCCGGCCTGCCGCTGGTGCTGGTCGGCAAGTGCGACGAGGCGGTCGAACAGCGCCACCTCGCCGAGGTCATCGAACCGATGCTCGGACCGGATGTGACCCTGATCCGCAACGCCGACCGGGACACCTCCCTCCGGCTGCTGCTCGCGGCCCGCTGCCTGATCATGCCGATCCGGTGGGAGGAGCCGTTCGGCATGGTGATGGTGGAGGCGATGGGGACCGGCACCCCGGTGGTGGCGCTGCGGCGGGGCGCCGTACCGGAGCTGATCCGCCCCGGCGAGACCGGGCTGATCTGCGACGACCCGGCGGAGTTGCCGGCCGCCCTGCGGGCCGTCACCGACCTCGACCCGGCGGCCTGCGTGGCCCAGGTCGAGCGGAACTTCTCGGCCCGCCGGATGGCCGAGAACTACCTGCCGGTCTACCGGGCCTGGGCTACCGGGCACCGGGGTCCGCAGCCGCGGCAGGAGCCGGCCGACCGGTCGCCCCAGCCGGCCCGCGCCGTCCGCTGA
- a CDS encoding trypsin-like peptidase domain-containing protein, which yields MNEYETDPQRPPANADAEQPHHAAELPSADRGSAGPYPPNPWQAPPAGSPPPARPGDPTPGGEPQQAAPQYGGHPGQYAGGPYPYPGGQPTSPYQAGPANQPAAQANQQPAGHQAQPGHPGHQTQPGHPGHQAQPGHPGHQAQPGHPGQQAAAGQAGYPVAGYPGQAGYPSYPGYPGQQSGPAGQHPWHRPLDGGQPPARPSRVGRAAALGVAALVLMAGSGIAGGVVALAFDDPGGSGNRTFTAAPIISEADLPGIAASVENSVLSVNTGSGEGSGVVLTADGFVLTNNHVVAGADGQTVRLIFADGTSANAEIVGTDPKTDLAVLKADGVSDLTPATFGDSDGMRVGDTVLALGSPLGLQGSVTAGIISSLNRTIQAGGNDQSDPSRGASSISGLLQTDAPINPGNSGGALVNTRGEVIGINTAIATDGQSNGNIGVGFAIPSNKAKTVAETLQRGEKVSHPYLGVEVTTSAEGGAVVGNVTPDSPAAQAGLQRGDVVTRFGDQPVNESNDLVSAVQAGKVGDRVEVTYTRNGVEKTATVTLAETS from the coding sequence ATGAACGAGTACGAGACCGACCCGCAGCGGCCGCCGGCCAACGCCGACGCCGAGCAGCCGCACCACGCCGCCGAGCTGCCGAGCGCCGACCGTGGGTCGGCCGGGCCCTACCCGCCCAACCCGTGGCAGGCACCGCCGGCCGGCAGCCCACCGCCGGCCCGGCCGGGTGATCCGACGCCCGGCGGCGAACCGCAGCAGGCAGCTCCGCAGTACGGCGGACACCCCGGCCAGTACGCCGGTGGCCCGTACCCGTATCCGGGTGGTCAACCGACCTCGCCCTACCAGGCCGGCCCGGCGAACCAGCCGGCCGCCCAGGCGAACCAGCAACCGGCCGGCCACCAGGCGCAGCCGGGCCACCCCGGCCATCAGACCCAGCCGGGCCACCCCGGCCACCAGGCGCAGCCGGGCCACCCCGGCCACCAGGCGCAGCCGGGCCACCCCGGCCAGCAGGCGGCGGCTGGGCAGGCCGGCTATCCGGTCGCCGGGTACCCGGGGCAGGCCGGTTACCCGAGCTATCCCGGCTACCCCGGTCAGCAGTCCGGCCCCGCCGGCCAGCACCCCTGGCACCGGCCGCTCGACGGCGGCCAGCCACCCGCCCGGCCGAGCCGGGTCGGCCGGGCGGCGGCATTGGGCGTCGCGGCCCTGGTCCTGATGGCCGGCTCCGGCATCGCCGGCGGCGTGGTGGCGCTCGCCTTCGACGACCCGGGCGGTTCCGGGAACCGGACCTTCACCGCCGCGCCGATCATCAGCGAGGCCGACCTGCCCGGCATCGCCGCCTCGGTGGAGAACAGCGTGCTCTCGGTGAACACCGGCAGCGGCGAGGGCTCCGGGGTGGTGCTCACCGCGGACGGCTTCGTGTTGACCAACAACCACGTGGTCGCCGGCGCCGACGGCCAGACCGTCCGGTTGATCTTCGCCGACGGCACGTCGGCGAACGCTGAGATCGTCGGCACCGACCCGAAGACCGACCTGGCCGTCCTCAAGGCCGACGGGGTGAGCGATCTGACCCCGGCCACCTTCGGCGACAGCGACGGCATGCGGGTCGGCGACACCGTCCTGGCCCTCGGCAGCCCGCTCGGGCTGCAGGGCTCGGTGACCGCCGGCATCATCAGCTCGCTGAACCGCACCATCCAGGCCGGCGGCAACGACCAGTCCGACCCGAGCCGGGGTGCCAGCTCGATCTCCGGGCTGCTGCAGACCGACGCCCCGATCAATCCGGGCAACTCCGGCGGCGCGCTCGTCAACACCCGCGGCGAGGTGATCGGCATCAACACCGCGATCGCCACCGACGGGCAGAGCAACGGCAACATCGGGGTGGGCTTCGCCATCCCGAGCAACAAGGCCAAGACGGTCGCCGAGACGTTGCAGCGCGGCGAGAAGGTGAGCCACCCGTACCTGGGGGTCGAGGTCACCACCTCCGCCGAGGGCGGGGCCGTGGTGGGCAACGTGACCCCGGACAGTCCGGCCGCCCAGGCCGGCCTGCAGCGCGGCGACGTGGTGACCCGGTTCGGCGACCAGCCGGTGAACGAGTCGAACGACCTCGTCTCCGCCGTGCAGGCCGGAAAGGTGGGCGACCGGGTCGAGGTGACCTACACCCGAAACGGAGTCGAAAAGACGGCAACCGTGACGCTCGCTGAGACGTCCTAA
- a CDS encoding HAMP domain-containing sensor histidine kinase, with product MPLSGRLRSVPLRIKLVAAVLVLVAAALVVISVTTTFFLRSYLVDKVDGELSGYLNRAMKTTPSQAAGGLMPTDYVYVRGNVDLLPGTPEFDRAWDQAMPSTSLPDGLNDAEWYREHADGKAFTTNSEDRRLRWRMIIVKVADQDYIAVGQHLGDVDLAVRRLVWADILVGSAVMVTLAALGAAIVRTSLRPLVEIEQTAAAIAEGDLSRRVPDPEPSDGEARTELGRLSRALNAMLNQIEAAFTARAASEYAARSAEMAARDAAIAAQASESRARRSEERMRQFVADASHELRTPLTTIRGFAELYRQGAASRPDQVAPLLRRIEDEAARMGLLVEDLLLLARLDRERPLVLAPVELPVLATEAVEAARAVAPERDVSLDVQPGAGTLVVLGDDARLRQILGNLMTNALTHTPASASVSLRLSRGPGDRAVIEVVDTGPGLTAEQAERVFERFYRADAARTRHGTGGATSTGLGLAIVAALVAAHDGTVQFVETPGGGATFRVELPLAPPDDEAV from the coding sequence GTGCCGCTCAGTGGCCGGCTCCGCAGCGTCCCGTTGCGGATCAAACTGGTCGCGGCGGTGCTCGTGCTGGTGGCCGCCGCGCTGGTGGTGATCAGCGTGACCACCACCTTCTTCCTGCGCAGCTATCTGGTCGACAAGGTCGACGGGGAGCTGTCCGGCTATCTGAACCGGGCGATGAAGACCACCCCGAGCCAGGCCGCCGGTGGCCTGATGCCGACCGACTACGTCTACGTCCGGGGCAACGTGGACCTGCTGCCCGGCACCCCCGAGTTCGACCGGGCCTGGGACCAGGCGATGCCGTCGACCAGCCTGCCGGACGGGCTCAACGACGCCGAGTGGTACCGCGAGCACGCCGACGGCAAGGCGTTCACCACCAACTCCGAGGACCGCCGGCTCCGCTGGCGGATGATCATCGTCAAGGTCGCCGACCAGGACTACATCGCGGTCGGGCAGCACCTCGGCGATGTCGACCTGGCGGTGCGCCGGCTGGTCTGGGCCGACATCCTGGTCGGCAGCGCCGTCATGGTCACCCTCGCCGCCCTGGGCGCGGCGATCGTGCGTACCAGCCTCCGGCCGCTGGTGGAGATCGAGCAGACGGCGGCGGCCATCGCCGAGGGCGACCTGAGCCGGCGGGTGCCCGACCCCGAGCCCAGCGACGGTGAGGCCAGAACCGAGCTGGGCCGGCTGTCGCGGGCGCTCAACGCGATGCTCAACCAGATCGAAGCCGCCTTCACCGCCCGGGCGGCGTCGGAGTACGCGGCCCGGTCGGCGGAGATGGCCGCCCGCGACGCCGCCATCGCCGCCCAGGCGTCCGAGTCGCGGGCCCGCCGCTCCGAGGAGCGGATGCGGCAGTTCGTCGCCGACGCCTCGCACGAGCTGCGCACCCCGCTCACCACCATCCGGGGCTTCGCCGAGCTGTACCGGCAGGGGGCGGCGTCCCGGCCGGACCAGGTCGCGCCGCTGCTGCGCCGGATCGAGGACGAGGCCGCCCGGATGGGGCTGCTCGTCGAGGACCTGCTGCTGCTGGCCCGGCTGGACCGGGAACGCCCGCTGGTGCTGGCGCCGGTGGAGCTGCCGGTGCTGGCCACCGAGGCGGTCGAGGCGGCCCGCGCGGTCGCGCCCGAGCGGGACGTCAGCCTTGATGTCCAACCCGGCGCCGGAACGCTCGTGGTGCTCGGCGACGACGCCCGGCTGCGCCAGATCCTCGGCAACCTGATGACCAACGCGCTGACCCACACCCCGGCCAGCGCCTCGGTCAGCCTGCGGCTGAGCCGGGGGCCGGGCGACCGGGCGGTGATCGAGGTGGTCGACACCGGGCCGGGGCTCACCGCCGAACAGGCCGAGCGGGTCTTCGAACGCTTCTACCGGGCCGACGCGGCGCGGACCCGGCACGGCACCGGCGGCGCCACCAGCACCGGGCTGGGGCTGGCCATCGTCGCGGCGCTGGTGGCGGCCCACGACGGCACGGTGCAGTTCGTCGAGACACCCGGCGGGGGAGCCACCTTCCGGGTCGAACTGCCGCTTGCCCCGCCCGACGACGAAGCGGTCTGA
- a CDS encoding response regulator transcription factor, with protein MAAPQTEARLLVVEDDPNILELLSASLRFAGFDVATATSGSAAVSAAKGHRPDLVVLDVMLPDLDGFEVIRLLREGGTRTPVVFLTARDATDDKIRGLTLGGDDYVTKPFSLEELTARIRAVLRRTATGEQTPSRLTFADLELDEETHEVHRAGQRVQLSPTEFKLLRYLMLNANRVLSKAQILDHVWNYDFRGDDNIVESYISYLRRKVDNSQPRLIHTLRGVGYVLRKPAA; from the coding sequence ATGGCCGCACCGCAGACCGAGGCACGCCTCCTTGTCGTCGAAGATGATCCGAATATCCTGGAGTTGCTCTCCGCCAGTCTGCGCTTCGCCGGGTTCGACGTGGCCACCGCGACCAGCGGCAGCGCCGCCGTCAGCGCGGCCAAGGGGCACCGCCCCGACCTGGTCGTCCTGGACGTGATGCTGCCCGACCTGGACGGCTTCGAGGTGATCCGGCTGCTGCGGGAGGGCGGCACCCGTACCCCGGTGGTGTTCCTGACCGCCCGGGACGCGACCGACGACAAGATCCGGGGACTGACCCTGGGCGGCGACGACTACGTCACCAAGCCGTTCAGCCTGGAGGAGCTGACCGCCCGGATCCGGGCGGTGCTGCGCCGCACCGCCACCGGCGAGCAGACCCCGTCCCGGCTGACCTTCGCCGACCTGGAGCTGGACGAGGAGACCCACGAGGTGCACCGGGCCGGCCAGCGGGTGCAGCTCTCGCCGACCGAGTTCAAGCTGCTGCGCTACCTGATGCTCAACGCCAACCGGGTGCTCTCCAAGGCGCAGATCCTCGACCACGTCTGGAACTACGACTTCCGGGGCGACGACAACATCGTCGAGTCCTACATCTCCTACCTGCGGCGCAAGGTCGACAACAGCCAGCCCCGTCTGATCCACACCCTCCGCGGGGTCGGGTACGTCCTGCGCAAACCGGCGGCATGA
- a CDS encoding lysophospholipid acyltransferase family protein, whose product MPGPGRTPTVSAGRQVARFVALLGTLLLGMLLVPVLPLLADAGRRAAGRLWARAVLAALGVRLRVAGRLPDRRALLVANHVSWLDVLALLAGAPTQLLAKREVRGWPLIGSLAAAGGTIFVRRDRPRSLPETVGQVATALRAGGVVAVFPEGTTWCGTPARCGGMGRFRPAMFQAAIDAGTPVVPLSVRYRAGAAPGVTTAAAFLGRDSLWASVRRVLAVRDLVISLTVAGTLRSDAGADRRQLARAAESLVHRPGLAAGRRWSRGPARATSGALPGPATGPAASASAADPATGLELAA is encoded by the coding sequence CTGCCGGGTCCCGGGCGGACCCCGACGGTCTCCGCCGGGCGGCAGGTCGCCCGGTTCGTCGCGCTGCTCGGCACCCTGCTGCTCGGCATGCTGCTGGTGCCCGTACTCCCGCTGTTGGCCGACGCCGGCCGCCGCGCCGCCGGACGGCTCTGGGCGCGGGCGGTGCTCGCGGCCCTGGGGGTGCGGCTGCGGGTCGCCGGCCGGCTGCCCGACCGCCGGGCGCTGCTGGTCGCCAACCACGTCTCCTGGCTCGACGTCCTGGCGCTGCTGGCCGGCGCCCCGACCCAACTGCTGGCCAAACGGGAGGTCCGGGGCTGGCCGCTGATCGGATCGCTGGCCGCCGCCGGTGGCACCATCTTCGTCCGCCGGGACCGCCCCCGCAGCCTGCCGGAGACCGTCGGCCAGGTGGCGACGGCGCTGCGGGCCGGCGGGGTGGTCGCGGTCTTCCCCGAGGGGACCACCTGGTGCGGTACGCCGGCCCGGTGCGGCGGGATGGGCCGGTTCCGGCCGGCGATGTTCCAGGCGGCGATCGACGCCGGCACCCCGGTGGTACCGCTCTCCGTGCGGTACCGGGCCGGTGCCGCGCCAGGGGTGACCACCGCCGCCGCGTTCCTGGGCCGGGACAGCCTCTGGGCCTCGGTACGGCGGGTGCTCGCGGTCCGCGACCTGGTGATCTCGCTGACCGTGGCGGGGACCCTGCGCTCGGACGCCGGCGCCGACCGCCGCCAACTCGCCCGCGCCGCCGAGTCGCTGGTGCACCGACCCGGCCTGGCCGCCGGGCGCCGGTGGTCCCGCGGCCCCGCGCGCGCCACCTCCGGGGCACTGCCCGGCCCCGCCACCGGCCCGGCGGCGTCGGCGTCGGCGGCGGATCCGGCGACCGGGCTCGAACTGGCCGCCTGA